The Plutella xylostella chromosome 27, ilPluXylo3.1, whole genome shotgun sequence genome segment AATTTTCGGAGGTTTAACACTAGATACTAAAGTTGAATGTATTACTGCTGGCTGCATTAAAATTAACTATGGTAAGAGAGgaataaattaaaagaatTTATGCATAAGAAAGGATGGTTCCTAATAAAAACTTACATTTAATAGTATCGGTGTTCCGTGGGGCTGGTTCAGGCGTCGGAGGCAGagggggcggcggcggaggcgggGGCGGTACCACGGTGTCTGGAATACACAGCAGACTATGTACACACCAATGGTTAATGAATTAGTTACATAAAGCACAAACAGTTAGCGACACTTACCATACACACACAAGCTTGAAGCTAAACACCActtagaatttattttataattttgatattgGTTTTGGAATGTTGGTAAATAGTGTTGCTTAAATTTAGTGATTAGGTATACttgaattaggtacttatcagttaaaatattcaaagagataattatttatcttaaTCAGTTTATGGGCGTCAATGAGGATTAACAATCACACACAATATTTCgataaaaaatttaatgtataaaatgtaaataggTACAACAAGGAGTATTAACTAATTTGTTTACAAGGAGTGGATGCTCTGCAGCTTTGAAAGTTTAAAAATCTACCTTAAATACGATATTAtgctttaaaattaagtacacttcattattattattatttgttttatggtGCAGAGCACCCACCCCGTTACAtgatatattaatttatattttatgaatataagtattatactCATAAACTATACATTTGCATCAAAAACTTTTTAGCtttgaatatattattgtaattatgcATCGTAAATAAGTAAAACGTATTTCAGAACAGTGAAATTCAGacagtaattaaattacagtTTGTAATGATTGTTGTAAATTGAAGACTCGCTTTTATAGAACAAGTTGCCTAGAACACCGCGTAGCACAATCCACATTAGCACACCCACGCATACAAGCGTTGGAAACACTCACAAACGGGCAGCGatgcacacacacactctCAAAACGACGAGTCCACATACTTGATACCGCCATTATGAATGCAATAAATAGTTAATCAGGCGTTATAGATAAACTATGACTATGTCTTTATGCTTGAGAGCACTTTGGTTGGCGGCTAAAAGTATCGGAACTCGCCCTTCTTGCCAAGACGTTCGCGGCGCACCCAGTCGGCGCCCGCGTCaccccccgccgcgccccgctCCCCTCCCCTCTCTGCCCTCTCCCCTCCCCTCTCCGCCCTCTCCCCACCCCGCTCCCCCCGCCTACCCGCACCGCCGCTCGCTGTCGGCGAACTGCCGCCAGAACCACGACCGCCGGTATCCTGAAATACACGATATGGATTTAGCTCAAGGTTATTATCAAATTGTAATAGTAGAAGAACACATATTTTACACAATTTACTAGATTTACTCATAAATATTTCTAAACGGAAATACCCGTATTGGTCTACATAGAAGGTAGTCCAAggagataggtacctaagtaaatttatgtattaaCACAGtcaaataaactatttttttaatacatggATGACATAATAGTTAACGACAACGACATTGAAACATCGCAATCAAATATCGTAACACACATGAAATTTTCGCTCAATCGACATAATCTCAACGCATGATATATTTCGTAAGttacttacaatatttcagTTCAAATACGAAATAACTTTGAGTAGGTACTAGCAAATGTCGAGTGAGCGAAAATTCAGAGCCAAAAGCTCGCAGTGAGTAGAAGCCAGCGAGCGTGCATTACCTGATAGTGCGTGTAGATGGGGTTGGGGTACAGACTGGGCTCGTCTGGGGCCACGATGGTGTGGGGCACGTGCGCCGTGACCCCGCGGCGGTTGCGCGCCTTCCACCACTTGCGCGAGTCGTCCAGCACCTGCAACCCAGTCGCCTTAGCTGTGGGCCTAAGCTTGCGTGCGCGTTTGTGCTCTCAGATGTACATTGGGTCGTATGtggataatatttataggGGTTTCTTTGGTATTttcaaaatcataaaaattataataacaagGAAATTGAGTAATTTTAGATGATCATGATTCATGATTAATAGTTGGTTTACTTGGGGAGAAAAAACGGGTCTTAATAACATTTGCAATGTGAATTCAGTAAAACTATTCAAAGATTCAATAGCAAATGTAGGGATaatctttaaaaaacaaataaaaggtTCTTATGGGGAGGAATGTTAACAGTTTACTAAAGTTAGTTAAAATAGACATGGTAATATTAGTAATGTaagaatacataaataaataaccttcataaatataaaagcaAAAGCGTCTCATATGTAGAAAAGGCGCCATTGAAGAAATAGAGTAAGAGTAAGAGAGTATAATACAGAAAAGAGCAAAAAACTTAATCCTTAATAAGGCAATAGGAGAAATGATTCCACATTGATTTGAACCACACACCAATGATTTGAGGACGAaaacctttttattttttcgttCCTATGCCTAGGATTAAACGTTAAACCAAGAAGAAGACATCAAACTCATGCTTACCTCAAGGTATTCCCCTCTGACGACAGTAAGTTCCTTGTCATTATTAGCAGTCCGCGGGTAGGTGACGCGCACCACGCgaccgccgcgcgccgccacgcCTCGCGCCCACGCTTCTCCTAGGTCATCTGGAAATGTGGGGGAAAAAGAGGATTAAGAGTTTGTAAAATGGCATCAAAAACAATGAAATGTTAAGTCCAAATTGAAATGAACATATTTGTCAtgctaaaaatattaatgttgAAATTATAACCAGCGCCAACGTAAGTATGATAAGTTGAGGAAGAGAGAGAGAGCTAGAGAGATAGGTACTGCAGTGCACGTTGCTGGTGGCTGATAatgaataagtacataaagctGTTCATGACATTCTAGTTGAGATTGTTAAAAGTAActattataaacataaatagtaGGTATGGTATGTAGTATCTTAACTTACCATCATCTCGATCGGAGCGGTAAGTGGGCTCTCTTTCTGGAGACGACGCTATGGATCCTGAGTCACCTCGCCCAAGGGGTCTCGTATTTCTGTAAATTGATAAAAGCCATACTTTAAtaacatatattttgtagtTATTATTCGTAGTAAAATtctaataatttaattcttGTTCGTGACCGAAAAGAGTCGCAAATAGTCGCAATAAACCCTACATATGTTCTTagtaaaaatctattttgctgtaaattatttatacctacatatggaTATGTTGAGTAATGGTAACATATTTATCAGaactacttaaaattaagataAGAGACATGCGTCATACACATTTGAATGCAATTTGCTtacaaaacacaacacaacaagaCACACcgcacaaaacaaacaaaagacgCCACAAACCTTGGATACGGTGCATACTGCTCTCCATAAAGATCAGGTTCGTCCCTCTCATAGCTGTACCCGGGTtcggcccccgcccccgccgcgtcCCCCGCGGCCGCCCGCGCCTCACCCCCGCGACCCCCGCCCGGGCTGCGTGGTGATGGTCTAGACATACACAAGGACAGTTGTACAAATGGTAGATGAGGCACAAGAGATTTGTTGGGTGGTCCAGATGGTAGTTGAGGGTTATGGTGAAACACTGAACAGACAAGGGTACTGAGATATTTAAAATGACGGGATGTAATGTCATGAAAATGAAACAGTTTTGCGATGATTGCGATGATGgcgaagaaaaaataataaatcgagACATGAATCACAAAGAGTACTTAATGAAAACCGTAATTCATATTGATTTCATGGGGCTAAAATTTGAAGTGACAGCATTTGGAACACTTAAAACATACATCGAATTCAATCATTATGAAATGGTAAGTTAGGTTACCTGCGTAGGGGTTGGTCATCTACTTGGTAGTCTGGAGACCAGCCATCCATGAATACTGGCTGGTATGGAGGAATCGAAGTCTTCCATTGCTCTCTGGAAtagaaacaacaacaaaattatCAAAGGCATTCGTTTAATAAGTATCACTTTAGGTAACATTGAGTTAACACGTGTTTATCATGATCAGATAagtaaacattaaaatatctttaacACAAGTGACATTCCGTGTTAGAATAATTTATGAACTACGATAAAATCTAACCAATAATCTCACCTGGGTATTAACCACGCGTCACCAAGGCTGTGCCAAAGTTCAGTTTCTTTGCTCGTCACGCAGTTTGCTAGTAGATTCAGGGCATCTCTGGTCAGCAAAGGCTGTACCACTCTCGGAGGCAACGGACGTTCTGCAGCATCTTGAGCTGCATCCACAATCAGCGCTAAAGGCGTGAAGAGGAAATGCACCAGCTCCGGAGCATTAGGGTCATGGATGTGCGCGCGCAGTCGAGCGAGCAAATTGAAGGAGAGTTTAAACTTTTGGAGGACATCGACAAAGTCCCGTTCTGGCGGTGGTCTGGTGCGGAGGGCGAGCATGCCGTCTCCTGTGGCCTGTTGTCTTCGGCCTCCGCCTCTGGCACGCCGCCTTCTCTCGAGCTCTCTagaagcggcggcggcgtgttGTAGACGGGCGATGAATTTTTCTATATCATCGAAGCAACGGTTCAAGATGGCGATGTCCTGTTCATAGAGCCGCTCGGAGCCGGTGCTGGAGGCGTCGTCGCGCTCGCCCCCCGCCGACCCGCCCCGCTCCCCGCGCTCGCCCCGCTCCGGACGCTCCCCGCGGAGCTGCGCTGACATTTGCTGGAAACAAAACGGCGAATATAAGTTTTTCTCACATGGCAATTATAACTCTTGCTCTGAAAGAAGGTGACATTTACGTGAATAGAGGCATGAAATAGCTCTTTTATGGCCTGGAAATGTCGCTGAGGCGCCAAACCCTGCCTCGGGCACGAAATAAACGGCTTTGGCCCCTTGGGTGAAAAAGAACTATTGTGGGCAATATAACTGTGGTTCCTAATGATACAGTTAACCTTATTGATAAACCAGATGTTAATCTAGTATCTGACGAGGATGAAATGAAGGAAGAAATCAAAATAGTGATTTTGATGACAAATGGCGGTGAAACTTACACTAAGCACAGCCTCCCATTGGGTCCTAGTGTAAGTGTGGAACATTCGCGCCATGTTGACCGTCTGTTCGATTCACCACACTAAATGATCATCAGTCAGTGCCGTCGTCGGCCCTCGAATGAAGCGAAACAGCTGATAAAACCCCCACTTATCTACTGATATCACCCTCAGTTGATTGTATCCAAAAAGCCGACACGGATCAACGGATTAATGTAAATCCTTTATGGAAATATCTGCTTTAGATTCCGTTCCGAACATTTAATTCAGACCAACCTTTGTGGTGTTCGAAAAAATTCGGTACGATCGAAGAAATATCTGTTTGTGAAATAGACAACGAGTAAATGGGACAAGATATACGTAATATTGGTGCAAATGCTAATGGATTTAAATTTCTCGATTTAAGCTTTATTATTTCGATATAAGTCTCATTATTTCATTTCGCAGGAATTCGAaagatacttacttaaatttgttataataaatatattcaaataacgtcttcattatttaaaaatatacctatacattgATCGTTTTCGTAACAgacctaagtaaataaaactctAGAATTATCGGTGACGGTTTAATCTTTTATCAGCCGATCGCTCTGATAAATAGTACTGTTGTATATCAACTGAatgaataggtacctatcaagGCACTTTCAGTTCGGTAAAATACAGGAACAGGTAATCCCAAGTAGATCGGTCTgcatgttattgtttaattcTTAATTATACCCACTTGGTTAACACACGCGTAACACTAACAATAACCCAATAAACACTTTACCTAATCAATATTATCATGGATGTATATTCCCTATACTAAAGTCACGTGAACAACAAACACGCAAATCATTCCAATCCCAATAACAAAATCATGGCTTACCCTTCTCTAGCAATCAGTTGTTGAAAATGTAATTTTCATTGAAACTCACCTGTCTGCGAGGTCTCTCTATTTCGGTTTCTCTCTCCctctctctttctctctctatGATGAAGTCCCTGGCTCCTTCTCCCGAGCCCCCGCTGCCGCCTCCCCTGAAACAatcaacattatttttaatttcaccAATTTCCATGTGTACCTATCATTTATTTAGATTGTTGGTGTTTTAAGATTCTACAACAACAATGTcaatcacttcttattctatTGATGGCATATTTGTTACTTCGCCGTTGtctgaaatatttactacAAAACTATACTCGTAGAAGGGTCTAAACACACTGTTCCGGAATATGGTTAGGCCTCAGAACTTCGCTCACGTCTTTAGACACTGGGGATATTTCcataataacattttaaaactcTTAATACTGCCCTACCTGTAAAAAGTATAAGCTGCTACGGGTAATGCAAAGGTGCCTTTAATGTACATCATCTTTCATCTGTGATTTTTCTCACTAAAGTCTTAACACCAACTATTCACTTCCATAGCCACAAAACTACTGTCTTAAGATTACCATTGATCTAAAAGAGGATGCTATAATCTTTTGattagataaaatataaaacaattgtAGAACGTTCAAGGCTGTAGGATGCATTTATCTCAGGAATTGACTGAAATGATAATTCACTACATAGGattgaagatgatgatgaagaacaTGATTCAAAGTGTGAATTTGTTTGCTGTCATCATATAGATACATCTATCTAGCACTAATTAtcagttttcataatttatttcagcaTTAGGCATATAGACGTGACATTATAGACTCTAGAGGTTGTAATCTACTACTCGACAAGATAAAAATTCTGCATTCGGTGTACCACACactaataataaacaaagaaatagaaaaaaataaaaaaaacacgcactcacgccttgtactaatgtactcccttgcggggtaggcagaggtgcattgctgcacccacttttcgccagagtgttatgttagtcccaatgtaatagggggcgggcctattgccattttacgggcacatccaagacccgagaacaaatatctgtgtttaaacaaatatcaaaCAAAGAAATAGAATAGGTCAgacaaaaaacttataaattcTACGTCGCTACGTTTCCCTGTTCGTAGTCTCCACTTCAGAACTTCTGTCTACCCCAACAACGGTTATGACTAGCTGCTACTAGCAATACATATCAGTTACCTAAATCATCCGCCCAATAACCTCATCCCCAAAACTCACTTAAGCGCGTTCAACTCCTCAACCAGCGTATGCGCGGCGACATCGTGACACTGGAAGATGTGGAGTTCCCTCCTTGGCGCCGGAGCGTCCTCAGCCCCTGGCGAGGGGGCCGGGGGGCCTACCACGAAGGCTAACACGTTGTTGTAGAGCTCTGCCGGCTCTGGAGAGGTGAAGGCGGTGGGGGAATGCACGTAGCCTCCGGGGAAACGCTCCATGATTGACTGTGGGTGAAAGGGGAGGTTAGATTGTGTTGGTTGGAGTGGTGTTGGGATGTGAGAGGATGTAAGTAATGATTGTTAGATCGTATTGCTGTGAATTGATCTACCCGAAGATCGATTTAGATCGGGAATCCCTAATTGGTACCTGTTCCATGTCCTGTTGAATGTACCTAACTGTTCTACCAAATTCATGGCAAAACACCTGTGACAGCTGGGTGCTTGAACTTATTGACCTTATCGTTGGCTCATACATGTATTTCAATGTCAAAATACATAACGTTGATTATTTCTTACACATTCATCAATAATGCACATacttttatgtaggtaagtaactgGAATTTAACCAATAACTTCGATTATTTTGCGTTGTATACCTTTATGTAGACCTATGAATTATGTTGTTTAGTTAAGCAAGTCACTAACAAA includes the following:
- the LOC105387420 gene encoding epidermal growth factor receptor kinase substrate 8-like protein 1, with protein sequence MALRSSRTERNERTDTSRSTQRALDEFDELAGLRGADRGGERGAYSVEHLATFTVTRETGIVYPADGMRRLLQLEKTNGIWSQKMQLCVEGQWVLVMDYETGSIMERFPGGYVHSPTAFTSPEPAELYNNVLAFVVGPPAPSPGAEDAPAPRRELHIFQCHDVAAHTLVEELNALKGGGSGGSGEGARDFIIERERERERETEIERPRRQQMSAQLRGERPERGERGERGGSAGGERDDASSTGSERLYEQDIAILNRCFDDIEKFIARLQHAAAASRELERRRRARGGGRRQQATGDGMLALRTRPPPERDFVDVLQKFKLSFNLLARLRAHIHDPNAPELVHFLFTPLALIVDAAQDAAERPLPPRVVQPLLTRDALNLLANCVTSKETELWHSLGDAWLIPREQWKTSIPPYQPVFMDGWSPDYQVDDQPLRRPSPRSPGGGRGGEARAAAGDAAGAGAEPGYSYERDEPDLYGEQYAPYPRNTRPLGRGDSGSIASSPEREPTYRSDRDDDDLGEAWARGVAARGGRVVRVTYPRTANNDKELTVVRGEYLEVLDDSRKWWKARNRRGVTAHVPHTIVAPDEPSLYPNPIYTHYQDTGGRGSGGSSPTASGGADTVVPPPPPPPPPLPPTPEPAPRNTDTIKSTRSMISMGEGDMQEELKAVLTLYQQRKNKLDIKKTPDIFIQKTSSPDEIAAWLEAKGFSAATQRKLRMAGHELFALSRAQLELLVGVEEGKRLYSQVLVQRNVSGVSHVQDNISIGTAEYLEESKRESRGFVNIIRGIITSRAKSEGTKMAVQSRDRRYAPSDVESTC